The Burkholderia pyrrocinia genome has a segment encoding these proteins:
- a CDS encoding alginate lyase family protein — protein sequence MVRPMFPGPGAMQSRPRTRRFVPMLVASLSFAAAGLGAAGSARAAMNFCAAPALQASETTQAEPGVQALIRSVDARIGEQPKAMARVHTEGTLPHEGIYDQSAAALKDMDLMRDAALAWRVTNAPRYLQLVDRFLSAWVATYQPSFNPIDETRFESLIVAYDMTASALPVKTRNATAAFIAKLGAGYVAQIDAQKRPLAGTWRNNWQSHRIKLIALSAFTLGDRRMMNAAQRLFVEHLADNIGPDGKTWDFEERDALHYAVYDLQPLVTAALAARRFNRNWLRERGANGATLAAALDWLVPYALGEKTHEEFVNSPVPFDAKRREAGLPGYTGQWDPKNATELFHLAARLDGRYARVAQQLSPTPPAWLAACLPLQAR from the coding sequence ATGGTGCGTCCGATGTTTCCGGGCCCTGGTGCAATGCAGAGTCGGCCGCGCACGCGCCGGTTCGTGCCGATGCTCGTCGCGTCGCTGTCGTTTGCCGCCGCCGGCCTCGGCGCGGCCGGCAGCGCGCGCGCGGCGATGAATTTCTGCGCGGCGCCGGCACTGCAGGCGAGCGAGACGACCCAGGCCGAGCCGGGCGTGCAGGCGCTGATCCGCAGCGTCGACGCGCGCATCGGCGAGCAGCCGAAGGCGATGGCGCGCGTGCACACCGAGGGCACGCTGCCGCACGAAGGCATCTACGACCAGAGTGCCGCCGCGCTGAAGGACATGGACCTGATGCGCGACGCGGCGCTCGCGTGGCGCGTGACGAACGCGCCGCGCTACCTGCAGCTCGTCGACCGCTTCCTTTCCGCGTGGGTCGCGACCTACCAGCCGAGCTTCAACCCGATCGACGAGACGCGCTTCGAAAGCCTGATCGTCGCGTACGACATGACCGCGAGCGCGCTGCCGGTGAAGACCCGCAACGCGACGGCGGCGTTCATCGCGAAGCTCGGCGCCGGTTATGTCGCGCAGATCGACGCGCAGAAGCGCCCGCTCGCCGGCACCTGGCGCAACAACTGGCAGAGCCACCGGATCAAGCTGATCGCGCTGTCCGCGTTCACGCTCGGCGACCGCAGGATGATGAACGCCGCGCAGCGGCTGTTCGTCGAGCATCTTGCCGACAATATCGGCCCGGACGGCAAGACGTGGGACTTCGAGGAGCGCGATGCGCTGCACTATGCGGTGTACGACCTTCAACCGCTGGTGACGGCCGCGCTCGCCGCGCGCCGCTTCAACCGCAACTGGCTGCGCGAACGGGGCGCGAACGGCGCGACGCTCGCGGCCGCGCTCGACTGGCTCGTGCCGTACGCGCTCGGCGAGAAAACCCACGAGGAATTCGTGAATTCGCCGGTGCCGTTCGACGCGAAGCGCCGCGAGGCCGGCCTGCCGGGCTACACGGGGCAGTGGGACCCGAAAAACGCCACGGAACTCTTTCATCTGGCCGCGCGGCTCGACGGGCGCTATGCCCGCGTCGCGCAGCAGCTTTCCCCAACGCCGCCCGCATGGCTCGCCGCGTGCCTGCCATTGCAGGCGCGCTAG
- a CDS encoding thiamine pyrophosphate-binding protein gives MSHSKDLEPRATTGARLLVDALLANHVERVFCVPGESFLAVLDALADDTARIQTVVCRHEAAAANMAEAVGKLTGRPGIAFVTRGPGATHASIGVHTAFQDSTPMILFVGQCAREHLDREAFQEIDYRRMFGQMAKWVAQIDDPRRIPEYLSHAFHVAMSGRPGPVVLALPEDVLSEACAPQPVVPAAKRVAAAPSAAQIDELRERLARAERPFAIIGGSGWTPGACANLRTFVERWQLPVACAFRYQDTIDNAHPNYAGDVGLGINPALAKRIRDADLLLVIGPRLGEATTGGYTLLDIPKTRQTLIHVHQGADELGRVYAADLPIVSGMPEIAAPLAALEPPERPAWAGAAADAHRAYLAWHAPLPMPGDVQLGDVMVQLRERLPHDAILTNGAGNYAIWLHRHFAYRHYRSQLAPTSGAMGYGIPAALAAKSLYPSRTVVALAGDGCFMMAGNELATAMQYGLNIVAIVVNNGHFGTIRMHQERNYPGRVHGTGLTNPDFAAYARAFGAHGETVERTADFAPALERALTCGLPALIEIRIPQDASTPAATLEQIREQGRRARGG, from the coding sequence ATGTCGCATTCCAAGGATCTCGAGCCGCGCGCCACCACCGGTGCGCGACTGCTCGTCGATGCGTTGCTCGCCAATCACGTCGAACGCGTGTTCTGCGTGCCGGGCGAGAGTTTCCTCGCCGTACTCGATGCGCTGGCGGACGACACCGCGCGCATCCAGACGGTCGTCTGCCGTCACGAGGCGGCCGCCGCGAACATGGCCGAGGCCGTCGGCAAGCTGACCGGCCGCCCCGGCATCGCGTTCGTCACGCGCGGGCCCGGCGCGACGCATGCGTCGATCGGCGTGCACACCGCGTTCCAGGATTCGACGCCGATGATCCTGTTCGTCGGCCAGTGCGCGCGCGAGCACCTCGACCGCGAAGCCTTCCAGGAAATCGACTACCGCCGGATGTTCGGCCAGATGGCGAAATGGGTCGCACAGATCGACGATCCGCGCCGCATCCCCGAATACCTGAGCCACGCGTTCCACGTCGCGATGTCGGGCCGGCCCGGCCCGGTCGTGCTCGCGCTGCCGGAAGACGTGCTGTCCGAAGCGTGCGCGCCGCAGCCCGTCGTGCCGGCCGCGAAACGCGTCGCCGCCGCGCCGTCGGCCGCGCAGATCGACGAGCTGCGCGAGCGGCTCGCGCGCGCGGAACGGCCGTTCGCGATCATCGGCGGCAGCGGCTGGACGCCCGGCGCGTGCGCGAACCTGCGCACCTTCGTCGAGCGCTGGCAACTTCCGGTCGCGTGTGCGTTCCGCTACCAGGACACGATCGACAACGCGCACCCGAACTACGCGGGCGACGTCGGGCTCGGGATCAATCCCGCGCTTGCGAAGCGCATCCGCGACGCCGACCTGCTGCTCGTGATCGGGCCGCGCCTCGGCGAAGCGACGACCGGCGGCTACACGCTGCTCGACATCCCGAAGACGCGCCAGACGCTGATCCACGTGCACCAGGGCGCGGACGAGCTTGGCCGCGTGTATGCGGCCGACCTGCCGATCGTGTCGGGGATGCCCGAGATCGCCGCGCCGCTCGCCGCGCTCGAACCGCCCGAGCGCCCCGCGTGGGCCGGCGCGGCCGCCGATGCGCATCGTGCGTACCTCGCATGGCACGCGCCGCTGCCGATGCCCGGCGACGTCCAGCTCGGCGACGTGATGGTGCAGTTGCGCGAGCGCCTGCCGCACGACGCGATCCTGACCAACGGCGCCGGCAACTATGCGATCTGGCTGCATCGCCACTTCGCGTACCGGCACTACCGCTCGCAGCTCGCGCCGACGAGCGGCGCGATGGGCTACGGGATCCCGGCCGCGCTCGCCGCGAAATCGCTGTACCCGTCGCGAACCGTCGTCGCGCTCGCGGGCGACGGCTGCTTCATGATGGCCGGCAACGAGCTTGCCACCGCGATGCAGTACGGGCTGAACATCGTCGCGATCGTCGTCAACAACGGGCATTTCGGCACGATCCGCATGCATCAGGAGCGCAACTACCCGGGCCGCGTGCACGGCACGGGGCTCACGAATCCCGATTTCGCCGCGTATGCGCGCGCGTTCGGCGCGCATGGCGAGACGGTCGAGCGCACCGCCGATTTCGCGCCCGCGCTCGAGCGCGCGTTGACCTGCGGGTTGCCCGCGCTGATCGAGATCCGCATCCCGCAGGACGCCAGCACGCCGGCCGCGACGCTCGAACAGATCCGCGAGCAGGGCCGCCGCGCGCGCGGCGGATGA
- a CDS encoding pyridoxamine 5'-phosphate oxidase family protein has product MSDSGPLTDDAIASIREQAFLIVATAEAAGNSDCSYRGRQPRADGSFEPLVDVPDCRTLVLPDFAGNNLFNTIGNLLVNPAIALLFVDFMRQTTWLVQGRATIDEDAGSRAHLWPDARRYVVIEVEHAQVRADAALPPLVLA; this is encoded by the coding sequence ATGAGCGACTCCGGCCCCCTGACCGACGATGCAATCGCGTCCATCCGCGAGCAGGCGTTCCTGATCGTCGCGACCGCCGAGGCGGCGGGCAACAGCGACTGCTCGTACCGCGGCCGCCAGCCGCGCGCCGACGGTTCGTTCGAGCCGCTCGTCGACGTCCCCGACTGCCGCACGCTCGTGCTGCCCGACTTCGCGGGCAACAACCTGTTCAACACGATCGGCAACCTGCTCGTGAATCCGGCCATCGCGCTGCTGTTCGTCGATTTCATGCGCCAGACGACCTGGCTCGTGCAGGGCCGCGCGACGATCGACGAGGATGCGGGAAGCCGCGCGCATCTGTGGCCCGATGCGCGGCGCTATGTGGTGATCGAGGTGGAGCACGCGCAGGTGCGCGCGGATGCGGCGCTGCCGCCGCTCGTGCTGGCGTGA
- a CDS encoding type II toxin-antitoxin system mRNA interferase toxin, RelE/StbE family, whose translation MTLALHWHPKACEDRAAIMDYIGRDDPLAALELDERLEERAAALPARAELYRQGRVAGTRELVVAPNYVLVYRIRTADNIVEILRVLHARRQWP comes from the coding sequence TTGACCCTCGCGCTGCATTGGCATCCGAAGGCGTGCGAGGACCGCGCCGCGATCATGGACTACATCGGCCGGGACGACCCGCTGGCCGCGCTCGAGCTGGACGAGCGGCTGGAGGAGCGGGCTGCGGCATTGCCCGCGCGCGCCGAGCTGTATCGGCAAGGGCGCGTGGCGGGCACGCGCGAGCTGGTGGTCGCGCCGAACTACGTGCTCGTGTATCGCATCCGGACGGCCGACAACATCGTGGAGATTCTCCGCGTATTGCATGCGCGGCGGCAGTGGCCGTGA
- a CDS encoding aldehyde dehydrogenase family protein has protein sequence MNPFDLKQLGLDVEYPYRQQYDNYIGGKWVAPVKGEYFENVSPINGQPFCRIPRSGADDIELALDAAHAARRKWGKTSVAERANLLLAAADRMEKNLKLLAVAETIDNGKPLRETMAADLPLAIDHFRYFAGCIRAQEGGISEIDDNTVAYHFHEPLGVVGQIIPWNFPLLMAAWKLAPALAAGCCVVMKPAEQTPASVLVLMELIGDLFPAGTINIVNGFGKEAGEALATSKRIAKIAFTGSTPVGKHILRAAAESLIPSTVELGGKSPNIFFADVLDQDDAFLDKALEGLAMFALNQGEVCTCPSRILIQESIYERFIEKAVARVERIKSGHPLDMQTMIGAQASQQQLDKILSYIDIGRGEGAQCLTGGERTAPAAGLDTGYYVKPTMLLGNNKMRVFQEEIFGPVASVMTFKDEQEAIELANDTFYGLGAGVWTRNGTRAYRMGREVEAGRVWTNCYHLYPAHAAFGGYKQSGIGRETHKMALSNYQQTKCLLVSYQAEALGFF, from the coding sequence ATGAACCCGTTTGACCTGAAGCAACTGGGCCTCGACGTCGAATACCCGTACCGTCAGCAGTACGACAACTACATCGGCGGCAAGTGGGTGGCGCCGGTGAAGGGCGAGTATTTCGAGAACGTGTCGCCGATCAACGGCCAGCCGTTCTGCCGCATCCCGCGCTCGGGCGCCGACGATATCGAGCTGGCGCTCGATGCCGCGCATGCCGCGCGCCGCAAGTGGGGCAAGACGTCCGTGGCCGAGCGCGCGAACCTGCTGCTCGCCGCCGCCGACCGGATGGAAAAGAACCTGAAGCTGCTGGCCGTGGCCGAGACGATCGACAACGGCAAGCCGCTGCGCGAGACGATGGCGGCCGACCTGCCGCTCGCGATCGACCACTTCCGCTACTTCGCGGGCTGCATCCGCGCGCAGGAAGGCGGCATCTCCGAAATCGACGACAACACCGTCGCGTACCACTTCCACGAGCCGCTCGGCGTCGTCGGCCAGATCATCCCGTGGAACTTCCCGCTGCTGATGGCCGCGTGGAAGCTCGCGCCGGCGCTCGCGGCCGGCTGCTGCGTCGTGATGAAGCCGGCCGAGCAGACGCCTGCGTCGGTGCTCGTGCTGATGGAACTGATCGGCGACCTGTTCCCGGCCGGCACGATCAACATCGTGAACGGCTTCGGCAAGGAAGCGGGCGAGGCGCTCGCGACCAGCAAGCGGATCGCGAAGATCGCGTTCACGGGCTCGACGCCGGTCGGCAAGCACATCCTGCGCGCGGCGGCCGAGAGCCTGATCCCGTCGACGGTCGAACTGGGCGGCAAGAGCCCGAACATCTTCTTCGCCGACGTGCTCGACCAGGACGACGCGTTCCTCGACAAGGCGCTCGAAGGGCTCGCGATGTTCGCGCTGAACCAGGGCGAAGTGTGCACGTGCCCGTCGCGCATCCTGATCCAGGAATCGATCTACGAGCGCTTCATCGAGAAGGCCGTCGCTCGCGTCGAGCGCATCAAGTCCGGCCACCCGCTCGACATGCAGACGATGATCGGCGCGCAGGCGTCGCAGCAGCAGCTCGACAAGATCCTGTCGTACATCGACATCGGCCGCGGCGAAGGCGCGCAATGCCTGACGGGCGGCGAACGCACGGCGCCGGCCGCCGGCCTCGACACGGGCTACTACGTGAAGCCGACGATGCTGCTCGGCAACAACAAGATGCGCGTGTTCCAGGAAGAGATCTTCGGGCCGGTCGCATCGGTGATGACGTTCAAGGACGAGCAGGAAGCGATCGAACTCGCGAACGACACGTTCTACGGGCTCGGCGCGGGCGTGTGGACGCGCAACGGCACGCGTGCGTACCGGATGGGCCGCGAGGTCGAGGCCGGCCGCGTGTGGACCAACTGCTACCACCTGTACCCCGCGCACGCGGCGTTCGGCGGCTACAAGCAGTCGGGGATCGGCCGCGAGACGCACAAGATGGCGCTGTCGAACTATCAGCAGACGAAGTGCCTGCTGGTCAGCTACCAGGCCGAGGCGCTCGGGTTCTTCTGA
- a CDS encoding ADP-heptose--LPS heptosyltransferase, with protein sequence MTVEMRTAPPVAALSHDDALALPGTLLAPDGTLVAPYDIEHGDARAVGHVPAAAALGLLHAAHQPFRLDYDGVRHVHVINGMGVTLGDSVIGLTALAALRAAHAGLRFTVYRPARAPRYVDALYALAADIVAPSRALPCAVDALPADAPCIDVGNHLYWPAFARLPMIDFFLDALGVDPAAVPAAAKRNRWLARLPLPALPAAWQRPYVLFCPSASTAVRSVPPALRAAFVERLAQRYGLPVAGFGPVAHPAYTDVSGNATDTARFIAWVKGARLLFAPDTAALHLADGFDVPTLACFTTIGPALRVRDYPHCVAVELDVPAELRGLHRSERPDDLAAIEAAYRAFDWDALAWPAPREAAASTG encoded by the coding sequence ATGACGGTGGAAATGCGCACCGCGCCGCCCGTCGCCGCGCTGTCGCACGACGACGCGCTCGCGCTCCCCGGCACGCTGCTCGCGCCCGACGGCACGCTCGTCGCGCCGTACGACATCGAACACGGCGATGCCCGCGCCGTCGGCCACGTGCCGGCCGCGGCCGCGCTCGGCCTGCTGCACGCCGCGCACCAGCCGTTCCGGCTCGACTACGACGGTGTGCGGCATGTGCATGTGATCAACGGGATGGGCGTCACGCTCGGCGATTCGGTGATCGGGCTGACCGCGCTCGCCGCGCTGCGCGCAGCGCACGCGGGCCTGCGCTTCACGGTGTACCGGCCGGCCCGCGCGCCGCGCTATGTCGATGCGCTGTATGCGCTCGCGGCCGATATCGTCGCGCCGTCGCGCGCGCTGCCGTGCGCCGTCGACGCGCTGCCCGCGGACGCGCCGTGCATCGACGTCGGCAATCACCTGTACTGGCCCGCATTCGCACGGTTGCCGATGATCGATTTCTTCCTCGACGCGCTCGGTGTCGATCCGGCCGCCGTGCCGGCCGCCGCGAAGCGCAACCGCTGGCTCGCGCGGCTGCCGCTGCCCGCGCTGCCGGCCGCATGGCAGCGGCCGTACGTGCTGTTCTGTCCGAGCGCGAGCACCGCGGTGCGCAGCGTGCCGCCCGCGCTGCGCGCGGCGTTCGTGGAGCGGCTCGCGCAACGCTACGGGCTGCCGGTGGCCGGGTTCGGGCCCGTCGCACATCCGGCCTACACCGACGTGAGCGGCAACGCGACCGACACCGCGCGCTTCATCGCTTGGGTCAAGGGTGCAAGGCTGCTGTTCGCGCCGGACACGGCCGCGCTGCATCTCGCCGATGGTTTCGACGTGCCGACGCTCGCGTGTTTCACGACGATCGGGCCGGCGCTGCGCGTGCGCGACTATCCGCATTGCGTGGCGGTCGAACTCGACGTGCCGGCCGAATTGCGCGGGCTGCATCGCAGCGAGCGGCCGGACGATCTCGCGGCGATCGAAGCCGCGTATCGCGCGTTCGACTGGGATGCGCTCGCGTGGCCGGCGCCGCGCGAAGCGGCCGCGTCAACCGGATAA
- a CDS encoding helix-turn-helix domain-containing protein, translating into MDQHVASIEEPTAEDTRRNAQGDDAPAGQAVVSVAHDADEQARNLIGWRQTYDQLAAGRFVGTLTELPLDTMKLFRESTSHLLRQACEVRGDAYWFGIPLVCDSTARVDACRIGPGALAFRPGNVEFELLTPAQFSIYGVVVRGDVLRRYAEEVERCALDERLFTQCVMQVGDARLARLCALLGRRLDGAVAVTGPLPDAQRDDLQAEVLAALFDACAQPGDDGAGRAPSTRRWIVEQARDYVLAHRTRPVGVPELCEQLHVSRRTLQYCFQDVLGMAPATYLRTLRLNGARRDLCGRAAGSVQDVAEAWGFWHLSQFATDYRRLFGKRPSETLRDRAVMVAAG; encoded by the coding sequence ATGGACCAACACGTGGCGAGTATCGAAGAACCGACGGCCGAAGACACGCGTCGCAACGCGCAAGGCGACGACGCACCGGCCGGGCAGGCCGTCGTCAGCGTCGCGCACGACGCGGACGAGCAGGCGCGCAACCTGATCGGCTGGCGGCAGACCTACGACCAGCTCGCGGCCGGCCGCTTCGTCGGCACGCTGACCGAGCTGCCGCTCGACACGATGAAGCTGTTTCGCGAATCGACGAGCCACCTGCTGCGCCAGGCATGCGAGGTGCGCGGCGATGCGTACTGGTTCGGCATTCCGCTCGTGTGCGACAGCACGGCGCGTGTCGACGCATGCCGCATCGGGCCCGGCGCGCTTGCGTTCCGGCCCGGCAATGTCGAATTCGAATTGCTGACGCCCGCGCAGTTCTCGATCTACGGCGTCGTCGTGCGCGGTGATGTGCTGCGCCGCTATGCGGAGGAGGTCGAACGCTGCGCGCTCGACGAGCGGCTGTTCACGCAGTGCGTGATGCAGGTCGGCGATGCGCGGCTCGCGCGCCTGTGCGCGCTGCTCGGCCGCCGGCTCGATGGCGCGGTGGCCGTGACCGGCCCGCTGCCCGATGCGCAGCGCGACGACCTGCAGGCCGAGGTGCTGGCCGCACTGTTCGATGCATGCGCGCAACCGGGCGACGACGGCGCCGGCCGTGCGCCGTCGACACGCCGCTGGATCGTCGAACAGGCGCGCGACTACGTGCTCGCGCACCGCACGCGCCCGGTCGGCGTGCCCGAGCTGTGCGAGCAGTTGCACGTGAGCCGGCGCACGCTGCAGTACTGCTTCCAGGATGTGCTCGGGATGGCGCCCGCGACCTATCTGCGCACGCTGCGGCTGAACGGCGCGCGGCGCGACCTGTGCGGCCGCGCGGCCGGCTCGGTGCAGGACGTCGCGGAGGCGTGGGGCTTCTGGCATCTCAGCCAGTTCGCGACCGATTACCGGCGGCTGTTCGGCAAGCGGCCGTCGGAGACGCTGCGCGACCGCGCGGTGATGGTCGCGGCGGGGTGA
- a CDS encoding L-serine ammonia-lyase has translation MAVSVFDLFKIGIGPSSSHTVGPMRAALMFVQGLERDGQLDATASVKVELYGSLGATGKGHGTDRGVMLGLLGDAPDTVDPETIDARLEDVRKSKQLALLGTHPVPFVLKENIAFYRQALPEHPNGMKLRASDANGAVLVERTYLSVGGGFVVTAGAPNTKVLSAAEQMTHPFRTGAELLALTESTGKSIAQLMWENERAWHTEEETRDGLLKIWAVMQSCVSRGCGIGNPEADGNLPGPFQVKRRAPQLYRTLTGSPERALQDPLSMIDWINLYAIAVNEENAAGGRVVTAPTNGAAGIIPAVLHYYTRFTPGANEQGVIDFLLTAAAIGILYKLNASISGAEVGCQGEVGVACSMAAGALAAVLGGTPHQVENAAEIGMEHNLGLTCDPVGGMVQIPCIERNAMASVKAVNAARMALRGDGSHYVSLDSVIKTMRETGADMKTKYKETSRGGLAVNIVEC, from the coding sequence ATGGCAGTCAGCGTGTTTGACCTCTTCAAGATCGGCATCGGTCCGTCCAGTTCGCATACGGTCGGACCGATGCGCGCGGCGCTGATGTTCGTGCAGGGCCTCGAGCGCGACGGGCAGCTCGACGCGACCGCGAGCGTGAAGGTCGAGCTGTACGGCTCGCTCGGTGCCACCGGCAAGGGCCACGGCACCGACCGCGGCGTGATGCTCGGCCTGCTCGGCGACGCGCCCGACACCGTCGATCCCGAAACCATCGACGCGCGGCTGGAAGACGTCCGCAAGTCGAAGCAGCTCGCGCTGCTCGGCACGCATCCGGTGCCGTTCGTGCTGAAGGAGAACATCGCGTTCTACCGCCAGGCGCTGCCCGAGCATCCGAACGGGATGAAGCTGCGCGCATCCGACGCGAACGGCGCGGTGCTGGTCGAGCGCACGTACCTGTCGGTCGGCGGCGGCTTCGTCGTGACGGCCGGTGCACCGAACACGAAGGTGCTGAGCGCGGCCGAGCAGATGACGCACCCGTTCCGCACCGGCGCGGAGCTGCTCGCGCTGACCGAATCGACCGGCAAGTCGATCGCGCAGCTGATGTGGGAAAACGAGCGCGCGTGGCACACCGAGGAAGAGACGCGCGACGGGCTGCTGAAGATCTGGGCCGTGATGCAGTCGTGCGTGTCGCGCGGCTGCGGGATCGGCAACCCCGAGGCCGACGGCAACCTGCCCGGCCCGTTCCAGGTCAAGCGCCGCGCGCCGCAGCTGTACCGCACGCTGACGGGAAGCCCGGAGCGCGCGCTGCAGGACCCGCTGTCGATGATCGACTGGATCAACCTGTACGCGATCGCGGTCAACGAGGAAAACGCGGCCGGCGGCCGGGTCGTCACCGCGCCGACCAACGGCGCGGCCGGCATCATCCCGGCCGTGCTGCACTACTACACGCGCTTCACGCCCGGCGCGAACGAACAGGGCGTGATCGACTTCCTGCTGACGGCCGCCGCGATCGGCATTCTTTACAAGCTCAACGCGTCGATCTCGGGCGCGGAAGTCGGCTGCCAGGGCGAAGTGGGCGTCGCCTGCTCGATGGCGGCCGGCGCGCTCGCGGCCGTGCTCGGCGGCACGCCGCACCAGGTCGAGAACGCGGCCGAGATCGGGATGGAGCACAACCTCGGCCTCACCTGCGACCCGGTCGGCGGGATGGTGCAGATCCCGTGCATCGAGCGCAACGCGATGGCGTCGGTGAAGGCCGTCAACGCGGCGCGCATGGCGCTGCGCGGCGACGGCTCGCACTACGTGTCGCTCGACTCCGTGATCAAGACGATGCGCGAGACGGGCGCCGACATGAAGACGAAGTACAAGGAAACGTCGCGCGGCGGGCTGGCGGTGAATATCGTCGAGTGCTGA